In the genome of Arthrobacter alpinus, the window AGCTGACGGTGGTGGGAATTGTCCGGCACCTGTCCGACGTCGAACGGTATTGGTTTTCCAATGTGGTCGCCGGGAGCACCGAGCCTGCGCGCTACAAGGCGGAGGATCCTGACGCGGACTTCAACGGCATCACCGAATCCTGCGCCTTGGCAGATATTGCCGCCTATGGGGACGAGCTTGTCCATGTCCGTGAGCTGGCAGCAGTGGTCGATGATCTGGATGCTCCCTTGCCGGGGCTCCGGCGTGGACAAGAAGTGAATCTGCGCTGGGTATACACGCACATGATCGAGGAATACGCCCGCCACTTGGGGCATCTGGACCTGCTGCGCGAATGCGTTGACGGCACCGCCGGATACTAACGCACCCCGCCGGAGGGCACCCCGCCGCCCGGTAAGCGGTACAGGCAACGCCCAAACTGCTGCGGTACGCTAACAAGCAGGCTAATTCCCGGGATTGGCGCATGCCCATGACTTCCCGGACGGACCATATTGAAGCGAAAAACCTGGAGGTGAAATGCGGCCCGGACGCATTTCCAAAGTACTGGCAGCGGCCGCAGTCGTGGCACTATCCCTGGCAGCGTGCACACCCACGCCGCCAGCGCCCACCGAGACCACGGCAGTTCCAACGGCTGTGGATGGCGGGAACCTCACGGTTCTGGAGAGCGAGCCCTTCACCTCGTTTAACCCCACGAGCGTCACTGGCAATTCGCTGACGAACTCCCGTATTTCCTCCGCTACTCACTCAGGGTTCAGCTCCGTGGACAGTGCCTTGAACATCGTCAAGAACGAGCAGTTTGGCAAGTATGAAAAGGTCAAGGACGATCCTCTGACCATCAAATACACCATCAACAGCGGCGTGCAATGGTCCGACGGCGCGCCCGTGACGGCCGATGACCTCTTCCTGGAATGGGCCGCCGCCTCGGGCTATTTCAACGATGCCACCCTGGATGCGAAATTCGCCGTCAAGAGCGGTACAGCCTACTTCCACTCGGCGGGGGACAACTCGGGGCTGGCCCGCACCGCAATTCCTGTGATCAGTGACGACCGCGCCTCCCTGACGCTGAGCTACACGTCTCAATTCTCGGATTGGGAGACCGCCCTCGGCTCCACCGTCAGCGTCCCGGCCCATATTGTGGCCGTGCGCGCCGGGCTCAAGGACGCCGAATCACTCACAACGCTGCTCAAAAGCATGGAAAAGGGGGACCCTGCCAAACCCGCCGCGGTCAACCCGACGCTACGGAAGGTGGCGGATTTCTGGAACACCGGCTTCGACACCAAGGGCATGCCTGACCCGACCCTGGCTCTGTCCAACGGGCCCTTCCTGGTCAATGGCATCACCGCGGACAAAGAACTCATCCTTACCCGAAACCTCGATTACACATGGGGAGCCGCCCCCAAGCTGGACACCCTCACGGTCCATTACGAGAATGATCCGGACAAGCAGGTCGCGGCACTTGAAGATCAAACGGCGGACGTGATCTCTCCCGCCGTCACCGCGGAACGGATAGCTGCGCTCACGGCGTTGCAGGACAAGGGCGTTGCCCTGCAGCAGGGGCAGGGGCTCGGTTTCGACCAGGTGGTGCTGAACTTCAAGGGTGTTCTTGCCGATCCGAATCTGCGAAGCGCATTCCTCCACACCGTGCCCCGCCAGGAGATCGTGGATCAGGTGGCCAAGCCCCTTGATCCCAAGGCCGAGGTTCTGAACTCCTTCGTGTTCCGCCCCGCACAAATTCCCTACAAGGAATCTGCCAGAAGCAATGGCGTTGACACCTACTCGGTCCCTGCCGTGGATGCCACCGCAACGCCGGCGCCCGATCAGGCCAAGGAACTGCTCGACGGCGCCAAGCCCACCGTGCGCATCCTCTACAATTCTGGCGATCCGGAGCGCGTCAAGGAGTACTCCTTGATTGCCGCCGCAGCCACGAAGGCCGGGTTTGTTGTTACAGATGCTGGCAAGGGCGCCGATCAGTGGCTCGATTCACTCAAGGACGGAGCCTTTGACGTTGCCCTCTACGGGTGGACCAGCAACCCCACCGGTTCCGTCCAGGTGCCACAAGTCTTTAGGACGGGTGGCATTTCCAACTTGAACAACTTCTCCAATACCGTGGTGGATCAGCTCACGGAGCAGCTTGCGCTCAACCCTGACATGGCGAAGCAAAACGCTCTAAAGATGCAGATCGATCGGCTCGTCATTGAAGCAGGCTACGGTTTGCCGCTCTTTCAACGCACGGCCCTGAGCGCCAGCGGCCAGCACGCCACGGGAGTGGCCTACTCGCCATTGGCCCTGGGGCCGTGGCAAAGCGTTGCCCAGTGGGCTTACGTCAAATAACCAGCCGGAGAGCGCCCAGGAGTCAGATTTTTATGAACGACGGCGGCAGGTGAGTTTCATCACGAAACTTGGCTGTCGCCGTCGTACCGATGGGGCGAAAATCCGCCCCATCGGCGGGGTTGGGCGCCTCAACGGTGCGCTAGGTGGCAAAAAATCTGGCAATCATGGGATAAAGTGGCTAGGCCGTATTTGTCAGTACGACTAGAATGGTGTTATCTGCCGATTCTTCACGGCCAATCATCAATGTGACTTTCTGCTTTAGCCCTACCGGGCCTGCAGCCGGGCCCAACTGAAACGAGTCTTAACGCATGAGCGATCTTTCCCTCAATACTGCCTCGCGCAATGACCTGCGCAACGTCGCCATTGTGGCGCACGTTGACCATGGAAAGACGACCCTGGTCGACGCCATGCTCCAGCAGACGCACGCATTCGCCGCTCACGGTGACGTTACTGAGCGCGTCATGGACTCCGGTGACCTGGAGCGCGAAAAGGGCATCACCATTCTGGCCAAGAACACGACCGTTGCTTACAACGGCCCCTCGGCCAATGGTCTGGCCATGACCATCAACGTCATCGACACCCCCGGCCACGCCGACTTCGGTGGCGAAGTTGAGCGCGGTCTGTCCATGGTTGACGGAGTTGTTCTTCTCGTTGACGCTTCTGAAGGCCCGCTGCCGCAGACCCGCTTCGTGCTGCGTAAGGCACTGGCTGCAAAGCTCCCCGTAATCCTTTTGGTCAACAAGACCGACCGTCCCGATGCTCGCATCGACGAGGTTGTTGCTGAGTCCATGGACCTGCTCCTGGGCCTCGCCTCCGACATGGCTGACGAAGTTCCGGACCTGGACCTCGACGCCGTTCTGAACGTTCCGGTTGTTTACGCATCCGGCAGGCTGGGCCGCGCCTCCACCGTGCAGCCCGAGAACGGTGCCGCACCGGACAACGAAGACCTTGAGCCGCTGTTCAAGGTCATCATGGACCACATCCCGGCCCCCACCTACAACCCGGAAGGTGTCCTGCAGGCGCACGTCACCAACCTGGATGCTTCACCGTTCCTGGGCCGTCTGGCTCTGCTGCGTATCTTCAACGGCACCCTGCACAAGGGCCAGACCGTTGCCTGGTGCCGCCAGGATGGCACGGTTAAGTCTGTCAAGATCACCGAACTCCTCGCCACCAAGGCATTGACCCGTGTTCCGGCCGAGTCCGCTGGCCCCGGTGAAATCGTTGCTGTTGCAGGTATCGAAGACATCACCATTGGTGAAACCCTGACCGACGTTGACAACCCGCAGCCGTTGCCGCTGATCACGGTTGACCCGCCGGCCATCTCCATGACCATTGGTATTAACACGTCCCCGATCGCCGGCCGCGTCAAGGGCCACAAGGTCACCGCCCGCCAGGTCAAGGATCGCCTTGACAAGGAACTCGTCGGTAACGTTTCCTTGAACGTTCTCCCGACCGAGCGTCCCGACGCCTGGGAAGTACAGGGCCGTGGCGAATTGGCTCTGTCCATCCTCGTTGAGCAGATGCGTCGTGAAGGCTTCGAACTGACCGTTGGCAAGCCGCAGGTTGTTACCAAGCTGGTTGACGGCAAGGTTCACGAGCCGATGGAACACATGACCATCGACGTCCCCGAAGAGTACTTGGGTGGCGTAACCCAGCTCCTGGCAGCTCGCAAGGGCCGTATGACCAACATGGCCAACCACGGTACCGGCTGGTGCCGCATGGAATTCGTCGTTCCTGCCCGTGGCCTGATCGGTTTCCGTACCCGCTTCATGACCGACACCCGCGGTGCCGGTATCGCAGCCTCCATCTCTGAAGGCTACGAGCCGTGGGCCGGCCCGATCGAATACCGCACCAACGGTTCAATCGTGGCTGACCGCTCCGGTGTCGTCACCCCGTTTGCGATGATCAAGCTCCAGGAACGCATGAACTTCTTCGTGCAGCCCACCTCCGAGGTATACGAGGGCATGATCGTTGGCGAGAACTCACGCGCCGATGACATGGACGTGAACATCACGAAGGAAAAGCAGCTCACCAACATGCGTGCAGCTTCCTCGGACACCTTCGAGAACATGACGCCGCCGCGCAACCTCACCTTGGAAGAGTCACTTGAATTCGCTCGCGAAGACGAGTGTGTTGAGGTTACCCCTGAGGCAGTTCGTATCCGTAAGTTGATCCTCAACGCCGGAGACCGCGCCAAGCAGTACCGCTCACGCGCCAAGAACTAATTGGTTCAACAAAAGCCCGCCCCAGCATCTGCTGGGGCGGGCTTTTGTGGTTAAGGTCTCATCTCTATAAAGATCTTCCCAGAATGTGGGCTTGTTTACTTGCAGGTAACATATTGCCGATAGGCTCATCGAGTATGAGTTGAAACACTACCCGCCCAACAAGGAGCCGGGAAGTATGGGGTTTTTGCTCGCGTCCATATCATAAACAAGGAGGCGGAATGCGTTTCTCACGCACTTCCAAAGCATTGGGCCTGGCGGCAGTTGTTGCCCTGTCCCTGTCCGCATGTGGTGGCGGTACCGGTGGCGACACCACTGCAACCGGCGACACAACCAAGGTCATCACCGCTAACGGCACAGAGCCGGAAAACGGCCTGTTGCCCGCTGACACCAACGAAGTTGGTGGCGGTCGCGTCATGGACCTCATCTTCAGTGGCTTGGTCAGCTACGACGCAGATGGCAAGCCCGTCAACGAAGTTGCCGATTCCATCGAATCAAGCGATTCCACCAACTACACCATCAAGTTGAAGGCCGGCAAGACCTTCAGCGATGGCACCCCCGTCACGGCCAAGAGCTTCGTTGACGCGTGGAACTTCGGTGCAGCCGCTAAGAACGCACAGAAAAACTCCTACTTCTTCGAGTCCATCAAGGGTTACGACAAGGTTTCTGCAGAAGGTTCCACCGAGGCCGCCATGGAGGGCTTGAAGGTTGTCGATGACACCACCTTCACCGTCCAGCTTTCTCAAGCCGAGTCTGACTTCCCGCTGCGCCTTGGCTACACCGCGTTCTTCCCGCTGCCCGAGTCGGCTTTCGCGGACCCGAAGGCGTTCGGCCAGAACCCGGTAGGCAACGGCCCGTATGTCATCGCTGCCGATGGTTGGAAGCACGATGTTTCCATCGCCCTGGTCCCGAATGAGAAGTACGACGGCCCGAGCAAGGCACAGAACGGTGGCGTGACCTTCACGCTCTACGCTTCCTTCGATGCCGCTTACACCGATGTTCAGTCTGACAACTTGGACGTTTTGGATCAGGTGCCGCCGAGCAACCTGCAGAACTTCCAGACAGACTTCGAAGGCCGCTTCATCAACCAGGCTTACGCTGGCAACGCCACCATGACGATCCCGAGCTACATGCCCGAGTTCCAGGGTGAAGCCGGACAGCTGCGTCGCCAGGCAATATCCATGGCCATCGATCGTCAGCAGATCATCGACAAGATCTTCTACGGCAACAAGAAGATCGCCACCGAATTCACCTCACCGGTCATCGACGGCTATGAAGCCGCCCTCCCCGGTTCCGAGGTTCTCAAGTTCGACGCCACCAAGGCCAAGGAACTCTGGGCAAAGGCTGACGCCATCAGCCCGTGGCCGGCCGACAAGGTCTTCACCGTCTCCTCGAACATCGATGGTGCCGGCAACAAGGAATACATCACGGCCATGGCCAACCAGATTGCCACCAACCTGGGCATTAAGGCTGAGCTTAACCCGATCGCCACCTTCAAGCAGATGCGTGAACTGGTCAACTCCAAGAAGCTCACCGGTGCATCACGCGCCGGTTGGCAGGCTGACTACCCGTCGCTCTACAACTTCCTGGGCCCGCTGTACGGCACCGGTGCAGGTTCCAACGACGGTGACTACTCCAGCGCTGAATTCGACGCAAAGCTGAAGGCCGGCCTTGCAGCAACCAGCGTTGAAGAAGGCAACAAGCTCTTCAACGAAGCTCAGGAAATCCTCCTCAAGGACCTGCCGGTTGTGCCCCTGTGGTACCAGGCAGTTCAGGGTGTATGGAGCAACAACGTCACCAACGTGAAGTTTGGTTGGAACGGCGTGCCGATCTACAGCGAGATTACCGCTAAGTAAGTAGTTCTTCTTACTGCCGTGGATTTATAGGGGGAACCCGGCCAACGAGCCGGGTTCCCTCTTTTTTCGCGGGTTACACAAGTTTTTTGCTATATTCCGTACAGACAACTGCGGTGGATCCCGTCAGCTGAATGTACCGACAACTATTGAACAGGTAATTTCATGAACGCATTGCGATCGGGAGCCTGGCGAAAGGGGACACCACAATGGTGATGTTCGCTTTCCGCCGCTTCCTGCAGCTGATACCCGTATTCTTCGGGGCCACGCTGTTGGTTTACTTTTTGGTCTTCGCCACCCCTGGAGACCCCATTTCCGCCTTGTCGGGCGGCAAGCCGATGGCCCCCGCCGTCGAAGCCGCGCTCAGGGCCCAGTACAACCTGGACCAACCTTTTTGGGTCCAGTACGGTTTGTACCTTAAAAACTTGGTCACCTTGAACCTCGGCCAAACCTTCTCAGGCCAGGAAGTCTCGGCAGTTATTGCCCGGGCCTACCCTGTAACGGCCCGCCTGGCCATCATGGCCCTGGCCATTGAAGCGATCTTTGGCGTGTTCTTCGGAGTTATTGCCGGCCTGCGCAAGGGCAAGCTCTTCGACAGCACCGTTTTGGTTGCGTCTTTGGTTGTCATCGCCGTCCCCACCTTCGTTCTAGGCTTCGTGCTGCAGCTGGTCGTTGGCGTTAAGCTCGGTTGGGCTCGCCCCACCGTCAGCGGTGGTGCGCCGTGGAACGAACTTCTACTGCCCGCCATTGTTCTTGGTTTGGTGTCGCTGGCCTACGTTATTCGACTCACCCGTACCTCCATCGCCGAGAACATGAACGCCGATTATGTGCGCACCGCAACGGCTAAAGGCCTGAGTCGGCGCCGCGTAGTTGTCGTGCATATTTTGCGCAACTCACTGATCCCCGTGATCACCTTCCTCGGCGCCGACCTGGGTGCCCTGATGGGTGGCGCTATTGTCACCGAGGGAATTTTCAACGTTCCCGGCGTGGGCAACCTGCTGTACAAGGCTATTTTGAAGGGCGAGAGTGCAACCGTTGTTGCCGTCGTCAGCATCTTGGTCATTGTGTTCGTGGTAGCCAACCTCGTCGTTGACTTGTTGTACGCGTGGCTCGACCCAAGGATTCGTTATGTCTGAGAACCTCACACCCAAAAATGACCTGACCAAGCCGGCGACCCCGGCTGCCCGTCAGGGAAAAGTCTCCACGCGTGTTATCGAGCACTATGTGGCACCCCTGGAAGAAACACCGCTGGCTGCGGTCGACAAGGTCGATGTAACAGCCGCACCGTTGAGCCTTTGGGCTGATGCTTGGAAGAACCTGCGCAAGCAGCCGTTGTTCATCATCTCGGCTCTCTTGATTGTCCTTGTTGTTGTTGTGGCAGTCTTCCCCCAGCTGTTCTCCAGCGTTGCGCCCACCAGCTGCACTCTCGACAACTCAGGCGAGGGAGCACGTTCCGGTCACCCGCTGGGCTTCACGCTGCAGGGCTGTGACGTTTACGCACGCATGATCTACGGAACTCGCGCATCCTTGATGGTGGGTATCTTCACCACCATTGGCGTTGTTGTCATCGGTGGCATCATGGGTGCACTCGCTGGATACTACGGTGGCTGGCTCGATGCGATCCTGGCCCGCTTGGGCGATATCTTCTTCGCTCTGCCGCTGATCCTCGGTGCCATCATCATCATGCAGCTGCCGGCATTCCGCGACAACCGCAGCGTTTGGACGGTTATCGTGACACTCATTGCCTTTGGCTGGCCGCAGATCGCCCGCATCACCCGTGGTGCCGTGATTGAAAACCGCAACGCCGACTACGTCACGGCCTCCAAGGCATTGGGCTTGTCCTCGTTCCGCGCTTTGGTAAAGCACGTCATTCCCAACTCCATGGCTCCGGTTATTGTTGTTGCGAGCATTTCCTTGGGTACGTTCATCGTGGCCGAGGCGACCTTGTCCTTCCTGGGCTTGGGCCTGCCTCAGTCCGTTATGTCCTGGGGCAATGACATCTCTGCAGCTCAGCCGCAGGTTCGCAACAACCCGGCCGTATTGCTCTGGCCCGCTGTGGCGCTGTCCATCACCGTCTTGAGCTTCATCATGCTCGGTGATGCACTCCGTGATGCGCTGGATCCCAAAGCAAGGAAGCGGTAACGGCCATGTCATTTAATGAAAGAAACACCTCCATGAATGCCGCCGCAAGGGATGCCAATGTTCCGTTGTTGGAAATCCGAGATCTGGCAATCACCTTTGACACCGCCAACGGGCCGGTCAACGCGGTGCGCAATGCGCACCTGACCATCATGCCCGGTGAAACGGTTGCCATTGTGGGCGAATCCGGTTCCGGTAAATCCACCACCGCACTGTCAGCGATTGGCCTGCTTCCGTCCAACGGACGGGTCAGCGGCGGACAGATCATTTTCGACGGCGAGGACATCACCCACGCCGGCGAAAAGCGCATCATTGAGTTGCGCGGCAACTCAATCGGCATGGTTCCACAGGACCCCATGTCCAACCTGAACCCGGTCTGGAAGATCGGTTTCCAGGTCCAGGAAACACTCAAGGCAAATGGCCTGGCCGGTTCGAACTCCAAGGAGCGCGTTGCGGAGGTGCTGGCGGAAGCAGGTTTGCCCGATGCGGCAGCCCGTGCCAAGCAGTACCCCCACGAGTTCTCCGGCGGTATGCGCCAGCGTGCGTTGATCGCCATTGGTTTGGCATGCCGTCCCCGCCTGCTGATTGCCGATGAGCCCACGTCTGCACTGGATGTCACCGTCCAGCGCCAGATTCTGGACCACTTGGACACCATGACGACCGAGCTGGGCACCGCGGTGCTGCTCATTACGCACGATCTTGGCCTCGCAGCCGAGCGTGCCGAAAAGGTTGTTGTTATGTACAAGGGGCAGGTGGTTGAATCGGGTCCCGCACTGGAGATCCTGCGCAACCCCCAGCACCCGTACACGCAGCGTCTTGTAAACTCGGCGCCGTCGTTGGCTTCTCGTCGCTTGCAGTCCGCCAAGTCCAAGGAGGCGGCAACGGTTGTCACTGAACCGGCACAGGTTTTGGTGCCGAAACCTGTGGCAGCCGACGCTGGCGATAACATCTTGGAAATCAAGAACCTGACAAAGGTCTTCAAGATCCGCGGAGCATTGGGCAAAGCCAATGCCTTCAAGGCAGTGGATAACGTGTCCTTGAACGTTCCCCGCGGCACCACAACCGCGGTTGTGGGCGAGTCCGGTTCCGGCAAGTCCACGGTGGCGCAGATGGCGTTGAGCCTGTTGGCGCCAACCGAAGGCAACATCACGTTCGACGGCGTGGACGTCACCACCCTCAAGGGCCGTGCACTGTTCGATTTCCGCCGCCGCGTGCAGCCGATCTTCCAGGATCCCTATGGTTCCCTGGATCCGATGTTCAACATCTTCCGCACCATTGAAGAGCCGTTGAAGATCCACAAGATTGGTGATGCCAAATCCCGCGAGAAGAAGGTGCGCGAGTTGTTGGACCAGGTTTCCATGCCTGCAGCCACCATGCATCGCTACCCGAACGAGCTCTCCGGTGGCCAGCGTCAGCGCATCGCCATTGCGCGGGCACTGGCACTGAACCCGGACCTGATCATTTGTGATGAGGCCGTCTCGGCTCTGGACGTCCTGGTTCAGGCTCAGGTTCTGAACCTGCTGGCTGAACTTCAGGAAGACCTGGGCCTGACGTACTTGTTCATCACGCATGACCTGGCCGTGGTTCGCCAAATTGCGGACACCGTGTGCGTCATGCAGAAGGGCCGTGTTGTCGAGTCGGGCACCACCGATGAGATTTTCGCGAACCCCACGCAGGCCTACACCCAGGACCTGCTCAACGCCATCCCGGGCGCCACGCTCCTGGCCTAAGGCAATTCCGCAGCGGCACTAGCACTACCAAAGCTGGCGCATCCGAAAGAAACTTTCTTCCGGATGCGCCAGCTTTTTGCGATTGTGCCCGTAAGGGGTTAACCGGAGTGCTGCGGAGGCGGCTGGGGCTCTGCGCTTCGCTGCGGGTAGATTGGAGGCATGGAAACACCTGCTTTGCTGCCCGGCACCGCTCCTGGGGACACGATGCTCTTCGTGCACGCCCACCCGGATGATGAAACCATCGTCACCGGCGCCACGATGGCGGCCTCGGCGTCGGCTGGAGCCAACGTTGTTCTCGTGACGTGTACGCGCGGCGAGTTGGGTGAGGTTATCCCTGCCGAACTAGCCCACCTAGAGGTGAAAACTGCAGACGTTGCTGCCAACGATGGAGCGGCACTGGGAGCAGGGCTGGCGTTTGAACGCGAACGTGAATTGGCCGCTGCCCTGAGCGAATTGGGCGTGGACAGGCACATCTGGCTGGGCCAGGATCTGACGGCACCGTCTGGCGGCCCCGTTGTCTTCCGCGATTCGGGGATGCAGTGGGGACCCGATGGCCGCGCCATGGCTGCCTCAACAATTCTGCCCGGCTCCTTCTCCCGGGCCGGGCTGCCGGAAACCGCCGCCCTGTTGGCCGCAGCCATCCG includes:
- a CDS encoding DinB family protein translates to MESILERTPEIPDTRTGPPFMAGERESLEAWLEFYRFTLPIKVGGLTPEQLCRRAVPPSKLTVVGIVRHLSDVERYWFSNVVAGSTEPARYKAEDPDADFNGITESCALADIAAYGDELVHVRELAAVVDDLDAPLPGLRRGQEVNLRWVYTHMIEEYARHLGHLDLLRECVDGTAGY
- a CDS encoding ABC transporter substrate-binding protein is translated as MRPGRISKVLAAAAVVALSLAACTPTPPAPTETTAVPTAVDGGNLTVLESEPFTSFNPTSVTGNSLTNSRISSATHSGFSSVDSALNIVKNEQFGKYEKVKDDPLTIKYTINSGVQWSDGAPVTADDLFLEWAAASGYFNDATLDAKFAVKSGTAYFHSAGDNSGLARTAIPVISDDRASLTLSYTSQFSDWETALGSTVSVPAHIVAVRAGLKDAESLTTLLKSMEKGDPAKPAAVNPTLRKVADFWNTGFDTKGMPDPTLALSNGPFLVNGITADKELILTRNLDYTWGAAPKLDTLTVHYENDPDKQVAALEDQTADVISPAVTAERIAALTALQDKGVALQQGQGLGFDQVVLNFKGVLADPNLRSAFLHTVPRQEIVDQVAKPLDPKAEVLNSFVFRPAQIPYKESARSNGVDTYSVPAVDATATPAPDQAKELLDGAKPTVRILYNSGDPERVKEYSLIAAAATKAGFVVTDAGKGADQWLDSLKDGAFDVALYGWTSNPTGSVQVPQVFRTGGISNLNNFSNTVVDQLTEQLALNPDMAKQNALKMQIDRLVIEAGYGLPLFQRTALSASGQHATGVAYSPLALGPWQSVAQWAYVK
- the typA gene encoding translational GTPase TypA → MSDLSLNTASRNDLRNVAIVAHVDHGKTTLVDAMLQQTHAFAAHGDVTERVMDSGDLEREKGITILAKNTTVAYNGPSANGLAMTINVIDTPGHADFGGEVERGLSMVDGVVLLVDASEGPLPQTRFVLRKALAAKLPVILLVNKTDRPDARIDEVVAESMDLLLGLASDMADEVPDLDLDAVLNVPVVYASGRLGRASTVQPENGAAPDNEDLEPLFKVIMDHIPAPTYNPEGVLQAHVTNLDASPFLGRLALLRIFNGTLHKGQTVAWCRQDGTVKSVKITELLATKALTRVPAESAGPGEIVAVAGIEDITIGETLTDVDNPQPLPLITVDPPAISMTIGINTSPIAGRVKGHKVTARQVKDRLDKELVGNVSLNVLPTERPDAWEVQGRGELALSILVEQMRREGFELTVGKPQVVTKLVDGKVHEPMEHMTIDVPEEYLGGVTQLLAARKGRMTNMANHGTGWCRMEFVVPARGLIGFRTRFMTDTRGAGIAASISEGYEPWAGPIEYRTNGSIVADRSGVVTPFAMIKLQERMNFFVQPTSEVYEGMIVGENSRADDMDVNITKEKQLTNMRAASSDTFENMTPPRNLTLEESLEFAREDECVEVTPEAVRIRKLILNAGDRAKQYRSRAKN
- a CDS encoding peptide ABC transporter substrate-binding protein; the encoded protein is MRFSRTSKALGLAAVVALSLSACGGGTGGDTTATGDTTKVITANGTEPENGLLPADTNEVGGGRVMDLIFSGLVSYDADGKPVNEVADSIESSDSTNYTIKLKAGKTFSDGTPVTAKSFVDAWNFGAAAKNAQKNSYFFESIKGYDKVSAEGSTEAAMEGLKVVDDTTFTVQLSQAESDFPLRLGYTAFFPLPESAFADPKAFGQNPVGNGPYVIAADGWKHDVSIALVPNEKYDGPSKAQNGGVTFTLYASFDAAYTDVQSDNLDVLDQVPPSNLQNFQTDFEGRFINQAYAGNATMTIPSYMPEFQGEAGQLRRQAISMAIDRQQIIDKIFYGNKKIATEFTSPVIDGYEAALPGSEVLKFDATKAKELWAKADAISPWPADKVFTVSSNIDGAGNKEYITAMANQIATNLGIKAELNPIATFKQMRELVNSKKLTGASRAGWQADYPSLYNFLGPLYGTGAGSNDGDYSSAEFDAKLKAGLAATSVEEGNKLFNEAQEILLKDLPVVPLWYQAVQGVWSNNVTNVKFGWNGVPIYSEITAK
- a CDS encoding ABC transporter permease, with amino-acid sequence MVMFAFRRFLQLIPVFFGATLLVYFLVFATPGDPISALSGGKPMAPAVEAALRAQYNLDQPFWVQYGLYLKNLVTLNLGQTFSGQEVSAVIARAYPVTARLAIMALAIEAIFGVFFGVIAGLRKGKLFDSTVLVASLVVIAVPTFVLGFVLQLVVGVKLGWARPTVSGGAPWNELLLPAIVLGLVSLAYVIRLTRTSIAENMNADYVRTATAKGLSRRRVVVVHILRNSLIPVITFLGADLGALMGGAIVTEGIFNVPGVGNLLYKAILKGESATVVAVVSILVIVFVVANLVVDLLYAWLDPRIRYV
- a CDS encoding ABC transporter permease; protein product: MSENLTPKNDLTKPATPAARQGKVSTRVIEHYVAPLEETPLAAVDKVDVTAAPLSLWADAWKNLRKQPLFIISALLIVLVVVVAVFPQLFSSVAPTSCTLDNSGEGARSGHPLGFTLQGCDVYARMIYGTRASLMVGIFTTIGVVVIGGIMGALAGYYGGWLDAILARLGDIFFALPLILGAIIIMQLPAFRDNRSVWTVIVTLIAFGWPQIARITRGAVIENRNADYVTASKALGLSSFRALVKHVIPNSMAPVIVVASISLGTFIVAEATLSFLGLGLPQSVMSWGNDISAAQPQVRNNPAVLLWPAVALSITVLSFIMLGDALRDALDPKARKR
- a CDS encoding ABC transporter ATP-binding protein encodes the protein MSFNERNTSMNAAARDANVPLLEIRDLAITFDTANGPVNAVRNAHLTIMPGETVAIVGESGSGKSTTALSAIGLLPSNGRVSGGQIIFDGEDITHAGEKRIIELRGNSIGMVPQDPMSNLNPVWKIGFQVQETLKANGLAGSNSKERVAEVLAEAGLPDAAARAKQYPHEFSGGMRQRALIAIGLACRPRLLIADEPTSALDVTVQRQILDHLDTMTTELGTAVLLITHDLGLAAERAEKVVVMYKGQVVESGPALEILRNPQHPYTQRLVNSAPSLASRRLQSAKSKEAATVVTEPAQVLVPKPVAADAGDNILEIKNLTKVFKIRGALGKANAFKAVDNVSLNVPRGTTTAVVGESGSGKSTVAQMALSLLAPTEGNITFDGVDVTTLKGRALFDFRRRVQPIFQDPYGSLDPMFNIFRTIEEPLKIHKIGDAKSREKKVRELLDQVSMPAATMHRYPNELSGGQRQRIAIARALALNPDLIICDEAVSALDVLVQAQVLNLLAELQEDLGLTYLFITHDLAVVRQIADTVCVMQKGRVVESGTTDEIFANPTQAYTQDLLNAIPGATLLA
- a CDS encoding PIG-L family deacetylase encodes the protein METPALLPGTAPGDTMLFVHAHPDDETIVTGATMAASASAGANVVLVTCTRGELGEVIPAELAHLEVKTADVAANDGAALGAGLAFERERELAAALSELGVDRHIWLGQDLTAPSGGPVVFRDSGMQWGPDGRAMAASTILPGSFSRAGLPETAALLAAAIRALRPTVVVTYAADGGYGHPDHVWTHRLTMAALRQAAEPPAMDAWRVPYLYSIVSDRPERPLEAGMPRLAIEGDLAAKTAAMQAHRTQITVDGARYALSDDVWKDISAVEEFVALDLDAVYGTP